Part of the Triticum urartu cultivar G1812 chromosome 2, Tu2.1, whole genome shotgun sequence genome, CCGCCGCCAGCGCCGTCGCCGTGCTGGCCTTCTTCGCCACCGTCGTGCTCCGGTGACAAGTTTTTTTTGCCACCGACGGACGGATCCAGCAATGAGTTTATTCATGCATGATGTAGGTGCACAGTAGGCATCATGCGGGAAATGAATTGCTTTGTGTAAGATTCCTATATGGTATTTCTGCGCTCCAAATAAGACGGCATCAAGCAAGAACTAACGTATCCCGCAAAAAAAAAGCAAGAACTAACGTGTATTTACATCTTCTCCCTGGCAGCTAGAGTGTGTACATCCATTCTAGTGACAAAGTTTTCCTCCTAATAAATTTAGGTGAAAATGACAGAGAAGTGGAGAGACAGAAAAATCTGCCATGCAATGTGTGACATTCAAACGACACAGTTCTCCGTCCTTAGGTATGGGGGGGAAGTATCTACCATTGAGTGCATTGGCAGCCACAGTACGCAAGTACGATCAAAATCGACTGTTCCCCCACCTACAGCAATTAATGAAGTTTCTTTGAAGTACTCCTGCTAAGTAGGAACAGCAAAGCACTGGCTCCAGGGCAGCCACGGGGAAAACATTGTTCTAGCACAGGATTGCATCAGCAACCTGTCGATGTCCACGAGGTTTAAAGAACAGGAACATCATCTGATATGCCCTTGGATGTGTTGTTCTTGCAGAACATAAAATTCAGCACAATATTACGCGTCGATTACATTAAAAAATTATGTTCTTGCAAAACATAAAATTCAGCATAATTACACATCGGCTTTTCTCTAAGAGCATCGCAATCTACtttatttatattatttttgaagCTACAAGCATCAGCACAACACGCATTTTTTCAGGTGTTGCCGACTGGCTTAGGAGGGCCTCTTGCTATTGGAACTACGTCTGCGGCACGGTCCTGTTTAGCCTTTGCAATGTCGACATATATAACTCGCCCATTAAGTACCTGTTGCAAGCTTGCATTGCTCAGCTCTTCTTTTTTTTCAAATGGAGCGGCAAAAAATACAgattactactccctccgtccgaaaatacttgtcatcaaatggataaaaggggatgtatctagatgtattttagttctagatacatctctttttatccattttgatgacaagtatcttcggacggagggagtaatatattgaACTAGCAACAGCACTATAGTGATAACGCACGGTTCCTCCTAGTTTTCGAAAGAAGAGAAGAAAATAAAAACTTGCCTTGCTGTTCATCTCTTCCCGTGCTTTATTGGCCTCTTCCTCGGAGGCAAATTTCACAAAGCCGAATCCTTTTGATCGGCTGGTCATCTTATCCGTGACAATGGTTGCTGAGCTCGAATAATAACAAGTTGCAACTTAGATCGTAACAACAAGCAAAACAACTAGCAGTGGAAGTTTGTTCTGGCAAGGGATGAGGATAAACCTTCTAATACTTGGCCATAACGCGTGAAAGCTTCTGCTAGGCTGTCTTCCGTTGCAAATTGTGACAAACCTGTAAAATGATTAGAAACTAGGACTATGTCAGAGATGCATTTACTAAATTGCATATAACAACTGTATCCAACTGAACTGATCCCAACGAATCTCAAATATGTAGGTTATTCTATACAGTAATAATTTTCAGCTTGGATGGGTTGAGAGAAAATATTTTTTATATCAATCAACTGAGAAATATATTACTAAACCCAGAGTAATTGCAAGAAGAACATGAAATGAACTGAAACTAGTATGTTAAGTGTTAACCGATGATCGTTCATTGTAAATCAGCAGCAACTAACAAGAGCTTATATGTTGTAATAAAATCTACTCATATTGATAGGGAAATTTTGAAGTTACAATAGTAAAGTTGACCTTAGTAATGTATAACAAATGCTAGTTTGAATTACTTCAGCTCTTTTAGTTAAAT contains:
- the LOC125538474 gene encoding small RNA-binding protein 11, chloroplastic-like yields the protein MAMAALREASRRLASTSTRSPAGATTRPLLLTHSRGITHKLFIGGLSQFATEDSLAEAFTRYGQVLEATIVTDKMTSRSKGFGFVKFASEEEANKAREEMNSKVLNGRVIYVDIAKAKQDRAADVVPIARGPPKPVGNT